The DNA window CAACACGTCCTTTTTTGAAGACTCTGGCTCTTCTTTCACAGGCGTTGAAGACAATCCTAATTTTCCCAACTTTTCTGAAATCTCAATAGCCTCGGGTTTTTCGTTGTCACTTTCGTCTTTGTTTATAgtcaacttcttcatctcCGACATGACTTCAGAGATTTCTTTCTTGGTATCAATTTGTTTAATTTCAAACTCATTAcacaacttcttcaatttttcactcCAGCCCATTTCTTCTGCCAATCTTTGGGCAGCGTCATCAGTACTGCCCTTGAACATTAAATCGGTTTTGCGTTTTTCCTGAGCAAACGAACCAACCATCTCTTTGTTAATTAGTATTCTACGGATTTTTGCCGGGACCTCGTGTGGGAGAGATGCAAATGGATAAACCGCTAACGAAGTACCTGCGACAATGACAATATATTCACTCGCTGATGATTTGTCCTCTAAGGTTTCGAGATCGTCTTCCCATGTATCGAAGAATCTGGCCGGCAGATTCTCACCAAAAAACACAATATTCGGTTTTATCAGGCTTTTGCAGTGATCGCATCGCGCAAAATCGATGCTATCTTCAGTCTTAAAATCCAGTTTTTCTTTAAAATAGTTCATCGGGAACTGTTTCTTACACTTAATGCAATGGTTCGAAGCAAAATTCCCGTGTGCTTCAACAATGTATTCTGCATTAATACCTGCTTGCGCTTCCAATGTGTCAATATTCTGCGTGTATATTCTGCGTAATCGATTCTCATCCTGAAATAATTTCATGAAGAAGTGAAACTTTGAAGGTTTGAACTTACCAGGGTAGAGTTCCTTAGCCAAAGTGTAGAATGGTTTGggattttcttcaaagaaatcgATATCAAACACTGCCTCTGCAAATGGTAGATTCAATTTAGCAAGGTTTCTATAAAGGCCTGTCTCCGGCGACCTGAAATCAGGGATACCACAAGATGTTGAAATACCGGCACCAACCATAAATATTACGTTAGCACCAGATGTTTTTCGAAGCAAAAAGCCTAACTTCTTAACTGCTTTCAAATTTGCATCATCGTGTTGAACCAGGTACTTCATGTActtgtctctcttttcttctgggCTCAATGTACTCATATTTTCTTACAATAATTTGTTATTCTTCTTACCTTCTACATAACAGCTCAGCTACGAGAGACTAGCACACTagtctctctttctatacGCGCGGTTCAGAAgtaatcacaacctgcgTCTAGTGAAGACTTTTATGTCACTCTTTACGAAGCTTCACTTGATGCTCAACATACCCCCCTACTTCTGCAATCCGCAAACCATCGCATCTCTAAACTACTCAGGTTCTTACACGTTGTTTAATCGATGCCAGATGTAGCCAACCGCTATGATCATTTAGTTTGCATTTCTTACAACAATGT is part of the Huiozyma naganishii CBS 8797 chromosome 4, complete genome genome and encodes:
- the HST2 gene encoding histone deacetylase HST2 (similar to Saccharomyces cerevisiae HST2 (YPL015C); ancestral locus Anc_8.74), which translates into the protein MKYLVQHDDANLKAVKKLGFLLRKTSGANVIFMVGAGISTSCGIPDFRSPETGLYRNLAKLNLPFAEAVFDIDFFEENPKPFYTLAKELYPGKFKPSKFHFFMKLFQDENRLRRIYTQNIDTLEAQAGINAEYIVEAHGNFASNHCIKCKKQFPMNYFKEKLDFKTEDSIDFARCDHCKSLIKPNIVFFGENLPARFFDTWEDDLETLEDKSSASEYIVIVAGTSLAVYPFASLPHEVPAKIRRILINKEMVGSFAQEKRKTDLMFKGSTDDAAQRLAEEMGWSEKLKKLCNEFEIKQIDTKKEISEVMSEMKKLTINKDESDNEKPEAIEISEKLGKLGLSSTPVKEEPESSKKDVLKEAKDKTEPNEISDSLKEEASTESSLDKLEEHKSPHNESESSNKEEKVSNQPT